In one window of Haloprofundus halophilus DNA:
- a CDS encoding DHH family phosphoesterase: protein MDDDLIDSGLLPLSRKSLLPGTGFFYPDSLDEDRADERVKEAVDGAEAVVVADLDADGLGCAALIRELYDAALDPEPFLEDIERRTSDDPLAADEEAEDADEDEEDEALDSPVALVGAGPHNMEDALERVAEYADDGIDVYVCDLCPDRYEYVEEAVESIVAHADSVRWFDHHQWDEAVESAVREAGVDLVVGDSDEECTTDVALRSLDYEFSEQFEELAAVTRDHDLWIRDDERSDDLADYAYWVDNEEYVAVVGAYGADLPEQALAYVEHRRVEKEQLVDLAVSRAEFKRVGEWTVGVTYGRCSQNEVAEALREQGADAAIIVKPAGSASIRGSEGFERAHEVAAYVDGGGHPRAAGCKPDIYDDMLDYANHWSTQGSAAKRVILAAFERVAEAVEEETDAEEGVETEL from the coding sequence ATGGACGACGACCTCATCGACTCCGGACTGCTCCCCCTCTCGCGGAAATCGCTGCTCCCCGGGACCGGCTTTTTCTACCCCGACTCGCTCGACGAAGACCGCGCCGACGAACGCGTGAAGGAAGCCGTCGACGGCGCGGAAGCCGTCGTCGTCGCCGACCTCGACGCCGACGGGCTCGGCTGCGCGGCGCTGATTCGAGAACTGTACGACGCGGCGCTCGACCCCGAACCGTTCCTGGAGGACATCGAACGCCGCACGAGCGACGACCCGCTCGCCGCAGACGAGGAAGCCGAGGACGCGGACGAAGACGAGGAAGACGAAGCGCTCGACTCGCCGGTCGCGCTCGTCGGTGCGGGTCCGCACAACATGGAGGACGCCCTCGAACGCGTCGCCGAGTACGCCGACGACGGTATCGACGTGTACGTCTGCGACCTCTGCCCGGACAGGTACGAGTACGTCGAGGAAGCCGTGGAGTCGATAGTCGCCCACGCCGACAGCGTCCGGTGGTTCGACCACCACCAGTGGGACGAAGCGGTCGAGAGCGCGGTCCGCGAGGCGGGCGTCGACCTCGTCGTCGGCGACTCCGACGAGGAGTGTACGACCGACGTCGCGCTGCGGTCGCTCGACTACGAGTTCTCCGAGCAGTTCGAGGAACTCGCCGCGGTGACCCGCGACCACGACCTCTGGATTCGAGACGACGAGCGAAGCGACGACCTCGCCGACTACGCCTACTGGGTCGACAACGAGGAGTACGTCGCCGTCGTCGGCGCGTACGGCGCCGACCTCCCCGAGCAGGCGCTCGCGTACGTCGAACACCGACGCGTCGAGAAGGAGCAACTCGTCGACCTCGCCGTCTCGCGCGCGGAGTTCAAACGCGTCGGCGAGTGGACCGTCGGCGTCACGTACGGCCGCTGTTCGCAGAACGAAGTCGCCGAAGCGCTCCGCGAGCAGGGTGCCGACGCCGCAATCATCGTCAAGCCCGCCGGGAGCGCGAGCATCCGCGGTTCGGAGGGCTTCGAGCGCGCGCACGAAGTCGCCGCGTACGTCGACGGCGGCGGTCACCCGCGCGCGGCCGGCTGCAAACCCGACATCTACGACGACATGCTCGACTACGCGAACCACTGGAGCACCCAGGGAAGCGCGGCCAAGCGAGTCATCCTGGCCGCATTCGAGCGCGTCGCCGAAGCGGTCGAAGAAGAGACGGACGCCGAGGAAGGCGTCGAGACCGAACTGTAG
- a CDS encoding DUF5807 family protein — protein MSDRDEFLAGERLDDVALFLTDDYLDEQGKIANYGETVEGGVILVEPGDRGRQLFAAGTGMKAMEFAQSAMDTEGTIADDLSGGECPAAESDEDGGAEGDHRVKFVFAFAEAKNEEVGGLYAEGDVIHAYAQCECGQSYSDRWVVDA, from the coding sequence ATGAGCGACCGAGACGAGTTTCTCGCGGGCGAGCGCCTCGACGACGTGGCGCTGTTTCTGACCGACGACTACCTCGACGAGCAGGGGAAGATAGCCAACTACGGCGAGACGGTCGAGGGCGGGGTTATCCTCGTCGAACCCGGCGACAGGGGGCGACAGCTGTTCGCCGCCGGAACCGGGATGAAGGCGATGGAGTTCGCACAGAGCGCGATGGACACCGAGGGAACCATCGCCGACGACCTGAGCGGCGGGGAGTGTCCGGCCGCCGAGAGCGACGAAGACGGTGGAGCCGAGGGCGACCACCGCGTCAAGTTCGTCTTCGCGTTCGCGGAGGCGAAAAACGAGGAGGTCGGCGGCCTCTACGCCGAGGGTGACGTGATTCACGCCTACGCCCAGTGCGAGTGCGGGCAGTCGTACTCGGACCGCTGGGTCGTCGACGCGTAG
- a CDS encoding DUF7112 family protein, with translation MPDRVSHENPSVTTYRARLERSGGTRRPCLRLPDELDAEDGDIVRLVLDGDEHHAKIDSDARGMLIRGAYDNRRLARTPGEGENRLVEWAETNGRTPGTSVELDEVEPGHLYGLRVPGKRAVYSVTRQPKSSLADIAQQLDE, from the coding sequence ATGCCGGACCGAGTGTCTCACGAGAACCCCTCGGTGACGACGTACCGCGCGCGACTCGAACGGAGCGGCGGCACGCGACGCCCCTGTCTCCGCCTCCCCGACGAACTCGACGCCGAGGACGGCGACATCGTCAGACTCGTCCTCGACGGCGACGAGCACCACGCTAAAATCGACAGCGACGCCCGGGGGATGCTTATTCGCGGCGCGTACGACAACCGCCGTCTGGCCCGCACGCCCGGCGAGGGCGAGAACCGACTGGTCGAGTGGGCCGAGACGAACGGCCGAACGCCGGGCACGAGCGTCGAACTCGACGAGGTCGAACCCGGTCACCTCTACGGGCTCCGCGTGCCGGGCAAACGCGCCGTCTACAGCGTCACGCGACAGCCGAAATCGTCGCTGGCGGACATCGCCCAGCAGTTGGACGAGTGA
- a CDS encoding 30S ribosomal protein S6e, producing MADFKVVVADPEDGSTHQFDADGQDANRFLGRDLGDEVDGGAVGLDGFTLELTGGSDKAGRPMRKDVPGPNLKSLLLEGGVGYKPSRDGERKRISVRGREISEEVVQINAKVVDGGSVADALGGDDEDGDEDDE from the coding sequence ATGGCAGATTTCAAAGTCGTCGTCGCCGACCCCGAAGACGGCTCGACGCACCAGTTCGACGCGGACGGACAGGACGCGAACCGATTCCTCGGCCGAGACCTCGGCGACGAGGTCGACGGCGGTGCGGTGGGCCTCGACGGGTTCACCCTCGAACTCACCGGCGGCTCCGACAAAGCCGGTCGACCGATGCGCAAAGACGTCCCCGGACCGAACCTCAAGTCGCTGCTGCTCGAAGGCGGCGTCGGCTACAAGCCCTCGCGCGACGGCGAGCGCAAGCGTATCAGCGTCCGCGGCCGCGAGATCAGCGAGGAAGTCGTCCAGATCAACGCCAAAGTCGTCGACGGCGGCAGCGTCGCCGACGCGCTCGGCGGCGACGACGAAGACGGCGACGAAGACGACGAGTAA
- a CDS encoding DUF7529 family protein — protein MNDHPLSGKEAAWEAVVADMEATAEAYREEGWETTELHPGDVVPLSNVDIGLDVEDELGGDETDVSEERPGWSGLDVLLPGNEFTAVEGVVEASTFDESEVLRTRENGVVLAVVVMKASGEKRAVFVPLYYDIADIAGVASAARSVGRLEVALRPLSNDQRVLFALDDPELVLPEA, from the coding sequence ATGAACGACCACCCGTTGTCGGGGAAGGAGGCGGCGTGGGAAGCCGTCGTCGCCGACATGGAGGCAACCGCGGAGGCGTACCGAGAGGAGGGCTGGGAGACGACCGAGCTCCATCCGGGCGACGTGGTACCGCTCTCGAACGTCGATATCGGGCTGGACGTCGAGGACGAACTCGGCGGCGACGAGACGGATGTATCCGAGGAACGCCCCGGCTGGAGCGGACTCGACGTGCTGTTGCCGGGCAACGAGTTCACCGCCGTCGAGGGCGTCGTCGAGGCGTCGACGTTCGACGAGTCGGAGGTGCTTCGCACGCGGGAGAACGGCGTCGTCCTCGCCGTCGTGGTGATGAAAGCCTCGGGCGAAAAACGGGCCGTGTTCGTCCCGCTGTACTACGACATCGCCGACATCGCCGGCGTGGCGAGCGCCGCGCGGAGCGTCGGGCGGCTCGAAGTGGCGCTGCGACCGCTGTCGAACGACCAGCGGGTGTTGTTCGCGCTCGACGACCCCGAACTGGTGTTGCCGGAGGCGTGA